CCAGTCTTTTGTTGATGCGGAAGTGGAGTTGGCGAAGTTTTTTCGGGATTTTCATCATGAAATAACGTAACATCTTCCCGATGAGGAGTCCAGTTTCATTCGTGAGCGGGAATCTCGTTCATGTAATTACGGATCGTTTTGTATTGACAATAACTTCGTGGATCTGGTTATAATAAAAGCATCACATCGCTCATCCACTCGGCCTGTTTACCATGAAAAAATCAATCCGGATACTGATTATTCATTCCGATCCCGATATTTCGGAAAGTATTGCGCAGATGCTTGCCGGTGAAGGGTATGAGGTTCGGGACTGTCTGGAGAGTGACTGTGCCGTTGCCCTTCTTAAAAAGGATCTGTACCATTTTGTTCTGGTGAGTACGACCCTTCCTGAGGAGGTCCAGCTTCCGTTGATGGATTTTATTAAAAAATATTGCCCCGACACGATGACCATTCCGATCTCTTGGCATGCCGTGTTGAAATCGGCCGTGGAGGCCCTCCATACGGCGCCTCCGGATATCGGCAGCGGCAGTGTCAAGGCAATGAAGATGACGATCGAGCGGCTCTCCAGAACAATTCTGCGGCGGAACAGCGAAACGGAAAGCCGGAAAAAGGCGATGATCATGGCTCAGGACCTGCAGGAATCGAACCTGCGGCTCATGGAACTGGACCGGAAAAAGACCAGCTGTCTTGCCGTGGCCACGCATGAAATGCGGACGCCCCTGACGATTATCAGCGGGTACATGCGGATGTTAATGGATGAATCATTCGGTCCTTTGAACGAAAAGCAGATTCACCTGATACAGGAGTCGAGGAATAATTGCGAGCGTCTTCTCGATCTGGTGAATTCCATGCTTGATCGTTGCCGGCTGGAGTCCGGGAGCATGGAGTATGACTTGCAGGAGGGGCCCTATCTGGAGTTGATTCACCGGGTGATGGGGCGAATGCAGCACTATATCGAAAAAAACGGTCTTTCGGTTCAGCTGGATCTTCCGGAGGAGGAGATTCGGATTCCCATTGACGAGAATGCCATTGAGCAAGCCCTGGTTAATCTTGTAACGAATGCCGTAAAGTTCACGACGGCACCTGGTGAGATTATCCTCCGCTGCCGCCTGCGTCCGGACGGTGTCTTGACGCAGGTGATCGATTCCGGGGTGGGGATTGACCCGGGTGAAATCGATCAGGTCTTCAACGAGTTTAACAAGGTCGGAAATAAGTATGGTGCGAAAAAAGGAGCCGGTCTGGGGCTTTCCATCTGCAAGAAGATTATTACCTTGCATCGTGGCGAGATCTGGGTGGAGAGCGAACCTGGAAAAGGGAGTTGCTTTTTCTTTCTGCTTCCTCTGGGGGCAACGAACCGGGCATCTCGAAAGTAATGGTTGTTTAGAAAGTTTGCACATTAGGAAATTAAATTCTCTTTTTGGGAAAATATTTTCCATAATTGGGAAAATATTTTCCTTTTTTTTTGTGGAGCGGAATTTTTTTCTACATGGGAGCAAAAATTTCGCTTGTTTTTCACAGAGTTAACATTTGTCAACTTTTATATTTTTTGTTACTTGAGTTTGTGTTACAATAACAAGATAAATGCTGTTATGACTTTGGTTTCTTCGGTAGGTTTTTTGTGATTCCTACTTAATAGATAGGGAAGATGTTAATGATCGAGGATACCCGCATTCTGATCATCGATGATGAGATCGAAATCTGTAATTATCTGAAGACCCTGGTTTCCCAGTTCGGATTCCATGCCGACTTCGCGACAAACGGTCGAGAGGGGCTGAAGATGATTCAACGGGAAAAGCCGGACCTTGTGATTCTCGATGTCGTCATGCCCGGGATGGACGGGATCGAGGTTCTCAAGAAGATCAAAGAGAACGGCATCGATACGAGTGTCATCATGCTTTCCGGTCATCGTCAGACGAGTACCGTCGTCGGGGCGATGAAGTTCGGCGCCGCCGACTTTCTAAACAAGCCTTTCGATCCTGATGAATTAGAGATTACCATCAACAAGGTGTTGGAAAAACGGGAACTCATCTCGGAGGTCAAACGGCTCAAAAAACAGGTGAACGACCAGACCGGCGGCCAGATCCTTTTCGGTAACAGTGAGAAGATGGCGGCCATCAAGGAGGTTATCGATCAGGTGGCGGATACCGACATCACCGTCCTCATCCGGGGAGAAAGCGGTACCGGCAAGGGGTTGATCGCCCGTTTTCTCTATATGAATTCCACCCGTCAGGATCAGCACTTTGTCAAGGTAAATTGTGCGGCTCTGCCGGACGAACTGCTGGAGAGCGAACTCTTCGGTTATGAACGGGGGGCTTTTACGGGGGCTCACAAGAAAAAACCAGGGAAGTTCGAGTATGCCAATCACGGGACGATTTTTCTCGATGAGATCGGGGAAATCCATCCTTCCCTGCAGGCGAAACTGCTCCAGGTCCTGCAGGATGGAGAATTCTCGCCCCTTGGGAGCGAGCGGGATGTACGGGTCGATTCGCGGGTGATCGCCGCAACGAACCGGGACCTGGAGGCAGAGGTTGCCAACGGGAAATTTCGGGAGGACCTTTATTTTCGTCTGAACGTCGTATCGATCCTGGTCCCTCCGTTGCGTGAACGGCTGGAAGAGATCCCTGTTTTGACGGAACATTTCCTGCAGAAGTATAATCTTAAATATAACAAGTCTTGTCGGAATATTTCCAGCGAGACCCTGGATCGCTTCATGCGCTACGATTGGCCCGGCAACGTCCGGGAATTAGAGAATATGATCAAGCGGGTGGTGGTTCTCGGTAGCGAAAAACCGATTCTGACGGAATTCCGCCTGAAGGAAGAAGAGGGTCATGCAGCGGATCTTTCGGGAGACACGGCGTTGTATTCGGCGGGATCGGCAGCGCAGCGCCCCCAATCCTTTCTCGATGCTCTCCTGAACGGACAGGAGGAATATACACTGCGGGATGTCAGCAAGATCGCTTCAAAGAAGGCGGAGAAGGCATTGATTGAGCGGGTTCTCAAACAGACGAACTGGAATCGGAAAAAGACGGCGGAGATCCTGAAGGTCAGCTATAAGGCCTTGCTTTATAAGATTAAAGAGAATAAAATAGACAAATTTAACTCGTTATGATTAGGTCGATTTTTGTTGTGGGAGCCTGCACAAAAGGAGGAAGAGTCATGAAACGGATTCTGCTGTTGCTGATGGCCTGCGGGTTGGGGATCTGGGGATGTGCAACGACGGGGAGGACGCCGAAGGCCCCGACGGATCAACAGGCGGCGGTCACCGCTCCCGAGGAATATATCATCGGTCCGGAAGATATCCTTGTGATCTCCGTCTGGAAGGATGATACCCTGACGACGGAGGCGGTGGTTCGTTCCGACGGGAAGATCTCCGTTCCGTTGATCAATGACGTTCAGGCAAGCGGGCTGACCGTTTTGCAGTTGAAGGATGAGATTACCAAACGCCTCAAGGAATTTGTCCCCGGTGTGGATGTGACGGTCATCGTTAAACAGATGAACAGCAACAAGGTCTACATCCAGGGGGAGGTGACCCGGCCCGGTCCCCAGGATTTCAACGGGGAGTTGACGGTCATCCAGGCCCTGGCACTGGCGGGGGGGTTGACCCCCTATGCGAAAGGAAGTTCGATCATTATTCTCCGGGCCGATGGGCAAAAGCGCCTGTTTAACTACAACCAGGTCATCAAGGGGAAAAACCTGAAACAGAACATCCGGCTGCGGCGGGGAGATACGATCATTATACCTTAATGACAGGGACTGCCTGTTAACGGCTCGCTCAATGTAGAGGAATAAAGAATGGAACAACAGAATGTTATGGACATCAAGGATCTGGGGCGAATTCTCCGAAAACGAAAATGGACGATCCTGATTCCGGCGGTTTCCCTCTTTATAGTGATTGCCCTGGTTGCCTATCTGTTGCCGGCGATCTACAAGTCGGAGACGATGATCCTGATTGAAAACCAGAAGATCCCTACGGACTATGTCCAGTCCACGGTGACCTCGGAGGTGGAGGAACGGCTGAACGTCATCAATCAGCGGTTGATGAGCCGGACAAGGCTGGAAAAGATTATTAACAAGTTTAACCTTTATCCGGAATACCGGAAAGACTGGACGCGTGAAGAGATCATCAACAAGATGCGGGAAGATATCAATCTTGAAGTCGTCTCGGCGGAAGGGGTGGACAAGAAGAGTGGCAGGCCGGTGACTTTTACGGTGGCATTCAAACTCTCTTATGAGGGAAAAGATCCGGCCACCGTTCAGAAGGTTTGCAGCGAACTGGCCTCTTTCTATATCGAAGAAAATCTCAAGCTTCGTGTCGACACCAGTGCCATGACGACCCGTTTTGTCTCCGACGAGATGAAAAAAATGGAAGAGGAGATCCGGAAGGTCGGAAAGACGATTGCTGAATACAAAGAGAAACACCAGAACGAGCTTCCCGAACAGCTCATGGTGAACATGCAGAATTTAGACCGATATGAGCGGTATCTGGAGACGAATCACCGGGATCTGCAGAATGCGAAGTCCAGTCTTGTCTTTCTCCGGGGGCAGCTTGCGGAAACGGATCCCGATGCTACAATGATCTCCAGCTACGGCAAACGGGTCCTTTCTCCCAAGGAACAGTTGGAACTCGATCGGACCCAGTTGATCACCCTTGAGTCAAAACTTTCTCCCCATCATCCCGATGTCCTGGCCATGAAGAAAGAGATCGCCCGCCTGGAGAAGGAAGTGCAGACCGATGATGTGGACACCCTGAAACAGAGCCTTAGTGAAAAGGAGGCCGAACTGGCAACGCTTCGAGCCAAATACAGCGGGAAGCATCCTGATGTGATCCGTGTTTCCGGTGAAGTGCGGGATCTGAAAAACCGGATACAGCAGATTCGGAAGACCCAGGGTGGCGAGGCTTCCGAGTATGCCGTGGACCCGACCAACCCGGCCTACATCAGCCTGCAGACCCAGATCGAATCGAAGAAACTCGAGATCGTCTCTTTGCAGCAGCAGGAAAAGCAATACAAGAAAGTGATCGAATTCTACCAGCAACGGATCGCAAATACTCCGACCGTGGAGAAGGCCCTGGCAGCGTTGCAAAGCGACTATGATGTGGCCCGGACCAATTACCAGGAACTGATGAACAAAGAAACCCAGGCGAAGATCTCCGAAAGCATGGAGAATCGCCAAGAGGCGGAGCGGTTTACCATTATTGATCCCGCCCAGCTTCCGGAGGAGCCCTACAAGCCGAACCGGATGGCGATTCTCTTCATCGGCCTGATCCTCGGGGTCGGTGCCGGGGCAGGCTCGGGTTTCCTTGCTGAATATATGGATCAGTCCTTCTCCAGCGTGGAGGATCTGCGGAGTTTCTCCGAATTACCCGTTCTGGCTGTAATCCCGAAGGTGGTGACCGGGGACGAGATCCAACACCGGAAGAAACGGCGCCGCATCCTCTTCGCCTCTTTGCTGATTATCCTCGTTGCGCTTTTAGTGGTGGTACAGATCTTCTTCTTTAAATTTGATATCTTTTTCATTAAACTTTTTCGGGAGGCTCGGAAGTTTCCCATCCAGTAACGAAGAGTCAATGTATGATGAAGTCGTAAAAAGTCCACCTGTCCCTTCGATGGCTTCGGCCAGCTCACCATGCTCGGAAGCCTGTCGAACCATAGAATGGAACCCGGGGAATGACTCTTTTTACGAGACCATCAATGTATAGGCTGGACGGGCTTTTGCTGAAGTTGTGATGGATAAGAATTGAGAAGTGCCGGATGAACGATGAAGTTTTTAAGATTTTCATTCCAGTCCAGAAAAATCCTCCTGTTTCTCTGCGAAGGGGGACTGATCTTTTCATCGGTCATGGCCGGGGTCTATCTGCGGTTGGGGACCTTTCAATACGAATCGGTGGTTCTCAAGGCATTCGTGACCGTTTCGGTCTGCCTGGTTTGTCTCTATTATACGGACCTCTACAATATCCGGATTATCCGGGATTTACGGGAACTGTTGTTTCGCCTGATTCAGGCACTGGGGGCGTCGTCGATTCTTCTGGCCGGGATCTATTATCTTTATCCGCAACTCATCATCGGCAGAGGGATTTCCCTGATTGCAGCGGTCATTATTTTCTTTTCGATCTTCACTTGGCGTCTGCTTTACCGGTGGTTTCTCATGTCCCGGGGGATGGAGGAGAATATCCTCATTATCGGCACGACTCCCCTGGCCTTTGCCCTGGCCGGGGAGATCTCGACCCACAGGACCCTGGGATACCGGGTGATCGGTTTTATCGGAGAGGAAGCCGGTGTGTCGGTCGGAAATCCTGTGGAATTGCCGGTACTGGGGACCTGCAACGACATTCCGGAGGTTGTTAAGAAATACGCCATTAGCAGAATCATTGTTTCCGTCAGTGAGCGGAGAGGGAAACTCCCGATGGATGTTCTTCTGAAATGCAAGATGGGCGGTGTGGAAATTGACGAAGGGGTCGGTTTTTATGAATGGATTACCGGCAAGATTCTCGTGGACAAACTGCGACCGAGCTGGTTGGTTTTCTCCTCCGGATTCAAAAAGGACCAGCTGACCCGGGTCTCCAAACGAGTCAGTGAGATGATCCTTTCTTTCATGCTGCTCCTCTTTTTGATGCCGCTGGTGATTTTTATTGCCCTGTTGATCAAGATCGAAAGCCGGGGGCCGGTCTTCTTTAAGCAGGAGCGGGTCGGCGAACATGGAAGGACCTTTGTCCTCTACAAGTTTCGTTCCATGCGTGAGGATGCGGAAGAAAAGACCGGACCGGTATGGGCGGAAGGCGAAGACGGGCGGGTCACCCGGGTCGGGAAAATTCTACGGAAGATAAGATTGGATGAGATCCCGCAGTTATGGAATGTTCTCAAGGGAGATATGAGCATTGTCGGTCCGCGTCCTGAACGGCCTTTTTTTGTGGAACAGCTCTCCCGGGAGATCCCCTTCTATAATGAACGACATTCCGTGAAACCGGGGATTACCGGTTGGGCCCAGGTCCGTTATGAATACGGCGCCTCGGTAGAGGATGCGCTGGAAAAGCTGCAGTACGATCTTTTTTACATCAAGCATATGTCCCTTCTGCTTGACCTGGAGGTGATCATTGATACTTTAAAGGTGGTCTTTCTCGGTAGGGGAGCAAGGTGACGTCGAACAGGGATTGAATAGCAACCTCTTTTCTGGAGAATCAAGCGATGAGCAAAATCGAAGAAGCGCTGAAAAAAGCGAAGCAGTCTCGAGAAAAAGGTGGGACCTCCGAGGTTCCGGCCTCGGAGGTATTCCTGGAAGGTTCGCCGGAGTACACCCGGACCCGCTTCCAGGAGGTCGATCCGAAACAGGTGGAGGCAAACCGGATTGTTACGTTATCGGGAGAGTCCACACGCGTGACCGAGCAGTATCGTATGCTCCGTACCCAGATCCTCCAGAAAACCGAGGGGTGTGGGGATAACTGCCTCATGGTCACCAGTTCCGTCGATGGGGAAGGGAAGAGCACGACTGCAATCAATCTTGCCGTGGCCATTGCCAAGGAGGTCCATAAGACGGTGCTTCTTGTGGATGCCGACCTGCGGCGTCCGTCGATTCATAAATATCTCGGACTTACGCCGGAGCAGGGGCTGTCTCACTATCTTCTTGAGAGTGTTCCCCTGGAGGATCTCCTGATCCGGACCGGTGTGGAAAAGCTGAGCTTTCTGCCGGCCGGCAGTCCCATGGTCGATTCCACCGAAATCCTGCGTTCCACCCGGATGCAGGAGCTGATCCGGGAGGTGAAGGAGCGCTACAAGAATCGTTATGTGATCTTCGATACGACCCCGCTGCTGCAGACGGCCGACTCCTGTGTCCTTGCCCAGTTTATGGACGGAATTATATTTGTCGTCCAGGCGGAAAAGACCCCTCGCAAGGAAGTTGCCGAAGCCTTGAAACTGCTGGATGGACGGAATGTTCTCGGAGTGGTGATGAACAATCTTGCCGTGACGGAGAAGCACTATCAATATGAGACTTGACCGACATACTTACAGGGGTATGCTTGCCGAATAACAGAGGCGTGAGAGGGGGGCTTCCCCCATGGATGTACCATGTATAGTCAATTTTATAATTTCAAAGAGAAACCCTTTTCCCTGACCCCGGATCCGGAGTTTCTCTATCGGAGCCGGGCACACAAACGGGCGCTTGCCTACCTGGAATACGGTATTCGGGATCCTTCCGGATTTACCTGTATTACAGGCGAGATCGGCGCCGGCAAGACCACGCTGCTGCGGGTTTTTCTCAACCAGATGGAGGGGCAGGTCCGGATCGCCAGGGTCTTTAATACCAAGGTGACCTCACGGCAGCTTTTAGAAATGATCCTCCAGGATCTGGGAGTTACCTGCAAGGGGATGAGCAAGACGGAGATGATCGATGCTCTGAACCGTCATCTGATTGAGACCTTTGCCGAAGGTGACCGGGTGGTCCTCCTGATTGATGAGGCCCAGAACCTGAACGTCGATCTTCTCGAAGAGATTCGTCTCCTGTCGAACCTGGAGACGGAAAAGGCCAAACTGCTCCAGATTATCCTGGTGGGGCAGTCGGAACTCCGGGAACTCCTCCAGTTACCGAAACTGGAACAGTTCCGGCAGCGGATCACGGTCAACTACCATATCCAGCCTCTCGATTCGGCGGAGACGACGGCCTATATCCACCATCGTCTCCGGGTTGCCGGGCGGGGTGAGCCGCTGGTTTTTCCCGGGGCGGTATTGAAGGTTATTCATCATTATTCGCGGGGGGTTCCCCGCCTAATCAATGTAATCTGTGATGCCCTGCTGCTGTATGGTTTCGTGGAAGAGAAACCACAGCCCGATGAAGGGATGATTCGGGAGGTTGTGAAGGACCTGTTGCAGGACGGAACTTTGAAGGATCCGGAGAAGATCCTTCGGGACAAGGAAGAGGCAGCGGCCGTCCGACAGGGTGCGGCCGGAATGCTCACGACCCTGCGGGAGAAAGTGCGGACCCTGGAACGGCAGCAGGAGGTTTTCGAAAAGACCCTGAAGGGGTTGGTCGGCAACAACCGGTTCCTTGAAGAAAAAAGCTCCGAGCTGCTCCGTCGGTTTGAAGAACTCCATCGCAGAGAACAGGCGCTGGCGGTGAAGCAGGAACAACTGAAACAGAAGGAAAGCGAATTGCTCCGGCAGGAAAACAGGTTACCCGGTTATCTGCCGATCATAGAAGGGGAAAAGCATGAGTAATGCGCAGGACCTGGAAAAGAAATTTAGGTACTCTATCCGTCAGGGAACGCTGCATGCCGGTATCATCGGGCTGGGTTATGTGGGTCTTCCTCTGGCTATGGAGTTTGCCCGGGCCGGCTACCATGTGACGGGGATCGACCTGGACGATGAAAAGGTCCGCCGGATCCGGGCCGGCAAATCCTATATTCCCGACGTGGAGGGGCATGAACTCCAGGCGTTGGTCACGAAGGGGCGGCTGACGGCCACCACCGACTATTCCGTTCTGAAGGATCTCGATACCGTGAACATCTGCGTTCCCACCCCGCTCCGGAAGACGAAGGACCCCGACGTCTCCTACATCGTCAATGCTGTGGAGCATGTCGCACAATATTTGCACCGGGGTCAATTGATCGTTCTGGAAAGCACGACCTACCCGGGGACGACGGAGGAACTGGTGCTGCCGATGCTACAGGAGAAAGGACTGAAGGTGGGCAGCGACTTCTGCCTGGCCTTTTCACCGGAACGGGTCGATCCCGGGAATGAAAAATATCAGACCCGCAACACGCCGAAGGTCGTCGGCGGGGTGACCGGACGCTGCAACCGGATCGCTGCCGCTTTTTATGCAGAGGCGATTGACAGGGTGGTCTCCGTCTCCTCCCCGAGAGTGGCCGAGATGGTCAAGCTGCTGGAGAATACCTTCCGGAGCGTCAATATCGGGCTCGTAAATGAGCTTGCTCTCATGTGCGACAAGATGGGAATCGACGTTTGGGAGGTCATCGATGCAGCGGGGACCAAGCCGTTCGGTTTCATGCCCTTTTACCCCGGCCCGGGGTTGGGAGGACACTGTATCCCCATTGATCCCTTCTATCTTTCATGGAAAGCCAAACAGAGCGGTTTCGAGCCCCGTTTTATCGAACTGGCCGGGGAGGTCAACGGGAAGATGCCTCACCATGTGGCGACCAAGGTCATGGATGCCTTGAATATGCATGAAAAGAGCCTGAAGGGGTCGAAGGTTCTCGTATTGGGTGTGGCCTATAAAAAGGATATCGACGACCTGCGGGAATCTCCGGCCCTTGATATCATTAAACTTTTGCAGGACAAGGGGGCGAAGGTCTCCTTTTCCGATCCCTTTATCCCGAGAGTTGCCCTGGACGGGGCCCGGCCGCTTCGGTCCGTTGCGCTTAACCGGAAGATGATCGTCACCTATGATTGCGTCCTGATTATCACCGATCACAGCGCCATTGATTATCGGGAGATTGTGAAGGAAGCTAAATTAGTGGTGGATACCCGGAATGCCCTCAAGGGAATTGCGGGAAAGAATATCGTTCGGCTTTGAAAGGTCTTATGAAAAAAACAGTCGAAGAGGCGATGACCGGCCATCGGAAGATGGTCGAGGCCGTGAAGGGGTTGCAGGGAAAGATTGTGGAGGTCGCAGAGATCATTGCACGCTCCCTCCGGCAGGGAGGGAAGGTCCTGGTCATGGGAAACGGAGGATCGGCGGCCGATGCCCAACACCTTGCGGCGGAATTCGTCGGCCGGTTCCTCCGGGAGAGGAAGGCCCTTCCAGCGATCTCCCTGAGCACGGATACATCAATCCTGACGGCGTTGGGGAACGACTACGGATACGACGCCGTTTTTCTCCGCCAGGTTGAAGCGCTGGCCGTGTCCGGGGATGTGGTGATCGGGATCTCGACGAGCGGCAACTCGGAAAATGTGATCCGTGCCCTGGAGAAGGCAAACAAGATCGGTTGTTCCACCATCGGTCTGGCCGGCGGAGAGGGGGGCGCCATCGCCGGTGCGGTTGATCTTTCCCTTGTTGTGCCTGTGCCGGATACGCCCCGGATCCAGGAGGGGCATATCCTGATGATCCATATCCTCTGTGACCTGGTGGAACAGGAGTTTGTATGAGAGTACTCGTGACGGGGGGCGCGGGTTTTATCGGATCGACCCTTGTGGATCGTCTTCTCGAACGGGGTGACTCCGTGATCTGTCTCGACTCCTTTGATGATTTCTACGATCCGTCCATCAAACGGTGCAACCTTGAGATGGTTTCCAACCATCCGGGATTTACCCTGCTTACAGGGGATATCCGGGATAATGCCGTGATGAAGAAGGTGATGGATGACCTCTCTTTTGATGCCGTCATTCACACGGCGGCCCGGGCCGGGGTCCGGCCCTCCATCGAACAGCCCGCCCTCTACGAGGATGTCAACATTAAAGGAACGATGAATCTTCTGGAACTTGCCCGGCAGGTGCAGCCTGCAAACTTTGTTTTTCTTTCTTCCTCCTCGGTCTACGGTGTGAACAGGAAGGTTCCCTTTTCCGAGACCGATCCCGTCGACCATCCGATCTCTCCCTATGCAGCGACCAAGAAAGCCTGCGAGCTGATCTGCCATACCTATCATCATCTTTACGGCCTCAACATCACCTGCGTCCGGCCCTTTACCGTTTACGGCCCGCGGCAGCGGCCGGAGATGGCGATTCACAAATTTACCCGGATGATCGACCGGGGCGAGACGCTCCCCATGTTCGGGGACGGAACCTCCCGACGTGATTATACCTATATCGATGATCTTGTGGACGGGATCCTGCGGGCGTTGGACCGCCCCCTCGGTTATGACGTCATCAATCTCGGAGAACACGACACGATTGCACTGCGGGAGTTGATCGCCCTCATTGAAAAGAATCTTGGAAAGAAAGCGCGGATTGAAAAGTTGCCCGATCAGCCCGGTGATGTGCCGGTGACTTATGCCGACATCACACGGGCGAAAGAAAAATTGGGCTACGCCCCGCAAGTCAAGGTGCCGGAAGGGGTTCGGAAATTTGTAGAGTGGTACCGGGAAAGAAGTGTATAGGGAGGCGGTATGCATATTGCAGTGATAGGAACAGGTTATGTCGGTCTTGTTTCCGGGACTTGCTTTGCCGAGTTCGGCATCAACGTGACCTGTGTGGATAACAACAGGGCGAAAATCGACGCACTGAATGAGGGGAAGGTCCCGATTTATGAGCCCGGTCTGGAGGACATGGTCCAGAAAAATGTCCGGGAGGAGAGGCTTTTTTTTACTACGAACATCCAGGAGGCCGTGGAGAAGGCGTTGGTCATCTTCATTGCCGTAGGCACCCCCCAGGGAGACGGCGGGGCGGCCGATCTTTCCTATGTGGAAGAGGTGGCCCGGGAGATCGGGCGCTACATGAACGGGTACAAGGTGATCGTGGACAAGAGTACCGTCCCCGTCGGAACGGGGAAGCGGGTGGCGAACATTATCCGGGAGAACCAGACCGGTCACTACAGCTTTGATGTTGTCTCCAACCCGGAGTTCCTCCGGGAAGGGTCGGCCATCGAGGACTTCATGCGCCCCAACCGGGTCGTGATCGGGACCTCCAGCGACCAGGCCCAGGCGATCATGAAGGATCTCTACAAACCGCTCTACCTCATCGAGGCCCCCATGCTCTTTACCTCGGTGGAGAGCGCCG
The Deltaproteobacteria bacterium genome window above contains:
- the gmhA gene encoding D-sedoheptulose 7-phosphate isomerase, whose translation is MKKTVEEAMTGHRKMVEAVKGLQGKIVEVAEIIARSLRQGGKVLVMGNGGSAADAQHLAAEFVGRFLRERKALPAISLSTDTSILTALGNDYGYDAVFLRQVEALAVSGDVVIGISTSGNSENVIRALEKANKIGCSTIGLAGGEGGAIAGAVDLSLVVPVPDTPRIQEGHILMIHILCDLVEQEFV
- a CDS encoding NAD-dependent epimerase/dehydratase family protein, which translates into the protein MRVLVTGGAGFIGSTLVDRLLERGDSVICLDSFDDFYDPSIKRCNLEMVSNHPGFTLLTGDIRDNAVMKKVMDDLSFDAVIHTAARAGVRPSIEQPALYEDVNIKGTMNLLELARQVQPANFVFLSSSSVYGVNRKVPFSETDPVDHPISPYAATKKACELICHTYHHLYGLNITCVRPFTVYGPRQRPEMAIHKFTRMIDRGETLPMFGDGTSRRDYTYIDDLVDGILRALDRPLGYDVINLGEHDTIALRELIALIEKNLGKKARIEKLPDQPGDVPVTYADITRAKEKLGYAPQVKVPEGVRKFVEWYRERSV